In one window of Toxotes jaculatrix isolate fToxJac2 chromosome 10, fToxJac2.pri, whole genome shotgun sequence DNA:
- the LOC121188830 gene encoding eukaryotic translation initiation factor 4E-1A-like: MRRVGVPDGPISYFNTRQETERDFQKMATALVASTSVPANPEKEKCETAIEKVVSPEAYIKHPLQNKWALWFFKNDKSKTWQANLRLISKFDTVEDFWALYNHIQLSSNLMSGCDYSLFKDGIEPMWEDERNRRGGRWLITLSKQQRKSDLDRFWLETLLCLVGEAFDDYSDDVCGAVINVRAKGDKIAIWTTDYENKEAITHIGRVYKERLGVPPKVIIGYQSHADTATKSGSTTKNKFVA, translated from the exons ATGCGTCGTGTGGGAGTACCAGATGGCCCAATCAGCTATTTTAACACACGCCAAGAAACTGAACGTGATTTCCAGAAGATGGCGACCGCTCTGGTG GCGTCAACTTCAGTTCCTGCAAAtcctgaaaaggaaaaatgcgAAACAGCCATTGAAAAGGTTGTGAGTCCTGAAGCATACATCAAGCACCCACTGCAAAACAA GTGGGCTCTTTGGTTTTTCAAGAatgacaaaagcaaaacatgGCAAGCCAACCTTCGTCTCATCTCTAAGTTTGACACTGTGGAAGACTTCTGGGC attATACAATCACATTCAGCTTTCAAGTAACTTGATGTCTGGATGTGACTACTCGCTGTTTAAG GATGGAATTGAGCCCATGTGGGAGGATGAAAGGAACCGACGAGGTGGCCGCTGGCTGATAACTCTGTCCAAACAGCAACGCAAATCAGACCTGGACCGGTTCTGGTTGGAGACG ctcttGTGTCTTGTGGGTGAAGCTTTTGATGACTACAGTGACGACGTGTGTGGAGCCGTCATTAACGTCCGAGCCAAAGGAGATAAAATAGCAATATGGACCACAGACTACGAAAACAAAGAGGCCATCACACACATAGG gCGTGTGTATAAAGAGAGATTAGGCGTTCCGCCAAAAGTGATCATTGGATACCAGTCACATGCTGACACAGCCACAAAGAGTGGCTCCACAACCAAGAACAAGTTTGTTGCCTGA